Part of the Tamandua tetradactyla isolate mTamTet1 chromosome X, mTamTet1.pri, whole genome shotgun sequence genome, cagagaataaaaaagtatttgccacgtacccttgggggactggggaggaaggaagaaatattcaatttccccatctggggaattcctgatattcttgcaagcagtggggacaaccaattcaacaggctgagccctcgatcttggggttcaagcctatgaaacttattcctgcaaaggagaaggtaagcttactaataattatgcctaagaatcaccctcagagaacctcttttgttgctcagatatggcatctctctctaagctaacttggcaggtaaactcactgccctcccccttatataggacatggctcccaggggtataaatctccatCGCAATGTAGGATAGGAtctctggcatcaagggattgagaaagccttctcgacaaAAGGGAACAGAGAATCGAGACAAAGTAAAGTTCTGTGTCTTAGAGATTTCAgaatagagaggttatcctggtggttattccttatgcattatatagacatctctttctagtttatggtgtattggagtgactagagggaagtacctgaaactgttgtactggagtagccttgattcttgaggacgattgtataactatatagattttacaatgtgactgcatggttgtgtaaaccttgtgtctgatgctccatttatccagggtataaacagatgagtaaaaatttaaggacaaaaaataaataatacagggtgATAAAGGGTATAAAGAAAATTGCACAGAtagaaataatagtggtcaatgagaggaaggggtgaggggtatgggatgttgattttttttcttttttatttctttttctggagtgatacaaatgttctaaaaaaaaacaaacaatcatgGGGACTGAGAAGACAAAGCCAACCGCGACCCAACAGCTCTCTTTCTCCAGCCCAGAGCACACCCGGAGCCCCCGAGGCGCTCCCTCCACCTTTGGAGCACACTAGTAATTCACAGATAACAGAGCTATGAGGGACCCTGTGAGTAGCCAGTACAGCTCCTTTCTTTTTTGGAGGATGCCCATCCCGGAACTGGATCTGTCAGAGCTGGAAGGCCTGGGTCTGTCAGATACATCCACCTACAAGATCACGGGCAGCAGCGTTGGCAAAATGACGGGGCCAGCAGCCGAAGCAAAGCGGGAGAAAACTCCGGAAGGCGATGCCCTCCTCCAGTACAGCACCTTCAACTTCTGGAGAGCTCCCATTGCCAGCATCCATTCCTTCGAGTTGGACTTGCTCTAAGGCCAAACCTCCTCTCTCCCACCACCTTGCTGTCAGTCTTCCCTTTCCTCCCCTTTGCAATTTAATCTTGCTCTGTCCTCTCCATTGTGTCAAGGTGGTGCTGATGAATCTGCtagttgtatttatttatttatttatgtatatttatctattatcttctctgtttctctcaagCCTTCAAGTCACAAAATAGAGGATTCGAGCAATGTAGTATTGGGTTAAGGGATTCCCCAATCTCCCCAGGTATTAATTCTGAAAAGCAGACCTGATGGGGCACTACAGGGGGTAGTACTGTAGTGCCAAATGGAGGACTGAGTTTTACTCCATTTTATCAACTTCAGAGATTGAACAAACCTTCCTAGTGGCCTGTTTCAGCCCAGAAAAAAGCATCTCTTCAAGGGATGAAGAAAGCCTTGGGAATTTTAATTTGGGATTATTTGCTTCAAAACAGTAGGATTTCTAAAAGGCTAAATTGATAAGACTTGCTTTTTTTGATCCCTGCACATTCTTGTAATACACTGTTTTCCTCAGCCAAAATGGGGGTAGTCAAAGGTgtaaaacaagaagaaatgacataTTATGGAAAGTGAAAACAGGGGAAAGCATTGAACCATTTCAGAAATAGCAAAGTTCCCTTCCTGGAAATGTGTTCCTTCTTCAAGCCTGCTTTTGCTCCTAACTGTGGTTTGAAAAACCAAGTTGAGGAAAATAATTTAGATTTCAAGTCTTAAAATGCAATCTTGCTGACTATTGTGATAAGTTATAAGGTTTTGGTTCAGCCTTTTGAAAGCACAGTGTTTCCTGCTTGGTATTTCAGTCTTGCCTTCTCCTTATATTTGCCATGCATAATGCTGATCAGTGGACCTGGACAGTTCTTCTGCTCCTTTGAGACTATGGAATGAACAACCACATTTTGCCCCTACCCCTTGTCCTCACCCCTCCCAGAGTTACTGCTGCTAATCTGTGCTgccatttactcatttatttaataaagacATTcaatccccccccaaaaaaaaaacaatcatgatgatgaatatatagccatgtgatgatattgtgagccaccgtATACTTTGGAcagactgtatatgtgtgaagatatctcaataaaaatatatattaaaaaagaaagaaggagaggggccaagatggcggcttagtaatgtgcgcacgttttagtttgtcctccagagcaactactaaataaccagaaacagtacagaacagctcccggagccacgaaagtgaccggacacacagtgtaccccagtctggacaagctggaccggctgcgcgtctccggaacagtgagttccccaagccgtgtgCAGTTGCACAAGCTGCGGAGGCTGGCGCCCAGCACCCCTTCCcgacaggcagcttcccggagggaaaggaaagaaactctaacagtagcagagaCCGAGTCCAACCAAACagcaatagtggcattaataaacaaattctgactactaaaaataggcccccagctcaggcgaaactggtcaaggcagaggtcgcctattgggctaaccgaaaaagaggaaaggggacaaaatggagccttctgtggctgtttctacggaggcttcgttgcctctggattcagtggtgggattacacaggctgcaactgtcccaagCATGCGCAgtaacaggctgctttcagggctgtctcccgcctgagtcttccaggggaggggtgaaacgcaactcaggtggaatccttctttcaaggaattcagaccccagggcttcgcaatttgaagccattaaaaccagtcaaaaacctctcctctgtctccaccatgcccccagcagggagagccttccaaagttaaaggagccacaacatcttttgcaggtaggacccgcagacagacaagcaccacatactgggcaggataagaaaaacagagcccagagacttcacaggaaagtttttaaacctgctgggtctcacactcagggaaaactgacgcaggtgattccttccccccgaaaggaggccagcttagtctgggaaaacccggctggagtctgtaatacctatgtagaccctcctaagggtggggagggagaaggcaccttacaagcaggacaagaaaaaagaaaacaagaactgaaaaattaccctctcttaaacaaaacttaagctagaggcccagaaaaagctgaactgaaggtcaataaacagatagacaacaaactcatctagcaagaaaaccctatgtaagataagtgaaagcaatctccagaataaactaattaaggtaattaaatgtccagacgccagcaaaaaattaaaaatcacaccaggaaaatggaagatatggcccagtcaaaagaacaaaccaatagttcaactgagatacaggagctcagacaactaattctgaatatacgaacagaaatggaaaacctcatcaaaaaccaaatcaatgaattgagggaggacatgaagaaggcaaggaatgaacaaaaaaaagaaatggaaagtctgaaaaaacaaatcacagaacatatgggaatgaaagatacagtagaagagatgaaaaaaacaatggaaacctacaatggtagatttcaaaagacagaggttagaattagtgaactggaggatggaacatctgaaatccaaaaggaaacagaaactatagggaaaagaatggaaaaatttgagcaggggctcagggaattgaatgataatatgaagtgcacaaatatatgtgttgtgggtgtcccggaaggagaagagaagggaaaagaaggagaaaaactaatggaagaaattatcactgaaaatttcccaactcttatgaaagaccaaaattacagatccaagaagtgcagtgcaccccaaagagaatacacccaaatagatgttctccaagacacttactagtcagaatgtcagaggttaaagagaaagagaggatcttgaaagcagcaagagaaaagcaagccatcacatacaagggaaacccaataagactatatgtagatttctcagcagaaaccatggaagcaagaagacagtgggatgatatatttaaattactaaaacagaaaaactgccaaccaagaattctatatccagtaaaattgtccttcaaaaatgagggagaaattaaaacattttcagacaaaaagtcactgagagaatttgtgaccaagagaccagctctgcaagaaatactaaagggagcactacagacagatacgaaaagacagaagagagaggagtggagaagagtgtacaaagaaggaaaattagctatgatatataaaatacaaaagtcaaaatggtagaggaaagtactacccaaacagtaataacactaaatgttaatggactgaattccccaatcaaaagacatagactgggagaatggattaagaaacaggatccttctatatgctgtctacaggaaacacatcttagaaccaaagataaacataggttaaaagtgaaaggttggaaaaagatatttcatgcaaataacaaccagaaaagagcaggagtagctatactaatatccaacaaattatacttcaaatgtaaaacagttaaaagagacaaagaaggatattatctactaataaaaggaacaattcaacaagaagacataataatcataaatatttattcaccgaATCAGAATgacccaaaatacgtgaggaatacactacaaatactgaacaGGGAAATagacatctaccataatagtaggagacttcaattccccactatcttcaatggacagaacatctagacagaggatcaataaagaaacagagaattcgaatattacaataaatgagctagacttaacagacatttataggccatcacaccccacagcagcaggatacacctttttctcaagtgctaatggatcattctcaaagacagaccatatgctgggtcacaaagcaagtctcaacaaatttaaaaagattgaaatcatacacaacactttctcagatcataaagaaatgaacttggaaatcaataataggcagagtgccagaaaattcacaaatacgtggaggctaaacaacacacttttaaacaaccagtgggtcaaggaagaaattacaagagaaattagtaaatatctcgaggtgaatgaaaatgaaaacacaacatatcaaaacctatgggacgcagcaaaggcagtgctaagagggaaatttattgccctaaatgcctatatcaaaaaagaagacagggcaaaaattcaggaaatgactgtccacttggaagaactggagaaagaacagcaaactaaccccaaagcaagcaaaaggaaagaaataacaaagattagagcagaaataaatgaaattgagaacatgaaaacaatagagaaaatcaataagaccagaagttggttctatgagaaaatcaataagattgatgggcccttagcaagattgacaaaaagaagaagagagaggacgcaaataaataagatcagaacagaagaggagacataatcactgacctcacagaaataaaggaggtaataacaggatactatgaacaactttatgctaataaatacaacaatgtagatgaaatggacaagttcctagaaaggcattaacaaccaactttgactcaagaagaaatagacgacctcaacaaaccaatcacaagtaaagaaa contains:
- the LOC143671328 gene encoding protein AF1q, coding for MRDPVSSQYSSFLFWRMPIPELDLSELEGLGLSDTSTYKITGSSVGKMTGPAAEAKREKTPEGDALLQYSTFNFWRAPIASIHSFELDLL